One Desulfobulbus propionicus DSM 2032 DNA segment encodes these proteins:
- a CDS encoding DUF4157 domain-containing protein: MLTAALVQKQPAHRPPVRVPAGVRPKLKLGAAHDEAEQQADRIAAKALGRKMAAAGEASGTATASVNRAAIRCALSPSGDHEGVHHPPEEEQSLPESIEREITALQSGGDPLPPPLRTDMEARFGMDLGAIRLHTDPRAIRLNETLYAQAFTIGDHIAFNRGYYQPETAAGRFLLAHELAHVAQQRGETSSVEQQPVRRGFWSDLYHGAVETLGDIADWAVDKIREFGWRLLETISPEFARTVRAIVDEGILTWLGRQVARAWDGFIGTLRALVPFDGPRQLIDFFAGLVERAAAIASGLASGRCEPLMAAINDMKTFVVETAGVAWNKLTEFLQPVGDFFRDLWANFGAPAVQWLREFGGAVWEGIQDLGRRFWEWIRPVREAAARVWNWFKDLLFGSSEGEDSTGSQGGVLGWISRKAGEAWDWVKTQTRPVWQPVAEFAGRVAELIPPAFVREMGEQAQQLSGELDTAASGMDGGDGVPAARDTLASVLPSVQNIIATVRRIIVGAGQWLGERIAGVGALVSGLIGRLRASDLLSWLAGAFTWLEEGITSLLAWARDKVAVLFTWLVQGFDALTPFLELVLDTVRKVITIFGDLLQLPLLVLNSIWQRVPRCIREPVENFIKNQILARIPVFGQFFSDPELWPRVQQTALGILRRIFVDGDLAAAAWAFFQAVLRIFNVPAQLVVQILAKAAGAIGAILTDPLGFLANLLRAMGAGFTRFFGNIGTHLLAGFTNWLFATVREAGINPPADFSLRSVLGFVLDVLGLTRDTIFARLERRIDPAIVARLRSMLEIATGVWSFVATLINDGPAGLWREVSERLSNLWDTVVQGVTGFITERVIGWASRWLLSLLDVTGIMPVINTLIAIYRAIESFMQYLRQMLEIVSRVLDGIGGIARGAIGEAAGFVESALASALPIAIGFLANQAGLGRLSQRLREILGGLRERVTGAVDWLIDRALRLGRAVIAMVRRGTAAVRRGVARLRDWWRARREFQAGGGRHSLYIQGSGRSARVMMASAPTPYQDFLRTVEVPPDKQGDKQQAVQVATELDAAIVTASTDNPTPGPGGGPAATTNHADIIDGLLARLADATARFMPVDITASTPPVYGGRVNGFGGSASVMRLTPIHANGSSPSSGDMGNPLWGKISKRKQGEGVYYIKGHLLNDNLGGPGNTWDNLTPLTQAANSDHKNRFEKFVKLAVNGTEGAYSTPTAAQAQARNLKTVNFVVTARYGQPSRQADITYLRALGNPDAEDKADIIEGEQAIPVALDCAAHEVLSSGAAGSSVARHTVDNEIDTQLDHYATRAIPKRVVYLNEMSRAELIGLSGIGEELADAILRERPFRSRDEIRAKVHIADGRWNQMQSTPGIEVRIYRR, encoded by the coding sequence GCGGCCCAAACTCAAGCTGGGCGCCGCGCATGACGAGGCCGAGCAGCAGGCCGACCGCATTGCCGCCAAAGCCCTAGGCCGGAAGATGGCGGCGGCCGGGGAGGCCAGTGGGACTGCAACCGCCTCCGTCAACCGTGCGGCGATCCGGTGCGCCCTCTCACCCTCGGGGGATCACGAGGGGGTGCATCATCCTCCCGAAGAAGAACAATCCCTGCCCGAATCCATCGAGCGCGAGATCACGGCCCTGCAAAGTGGCGGCGATCCCCTGCCGCCGCCGTTGCGCACCGACATGGAGGCCCGTTTCGGCATGGATCTGGGCGCGATCCGCCTGCATACCGATCCGCGCGCCATCAGGCTCAACGAAACCCTGTACGCTCAAGCCTTCACCATCGGCGACCATATCGCCTTCAACCGGGGATACTATCAACCCGAAACCGCTGCCGGCCGTTTTCTCCTTGCCCACGAACTGGCCCATGTGGCCCAGCAACGCGGCGAGACCAGCAGTGTCGAACAGCAGCCGGTGCGGCGCGGCTTCTGGAGCGATCTCTACCATGGCGCGGTCGAGACCCTGGGCGACATTGCCGATTGGGCGGTGGACAAGATCCGCGAGTTCGGCTGGCGGCTCTTGGAAACCATTTCCCCCGAATTTGCCCGCACCGTGCGCGCCATCGTCGACGAGGGCATCCTCACCTGGCTCGGCCGCCAGGTGGCCCGGGCCTGGGACGGGTTCATCGGCACCCTGCGGGCCCTGGTGCCCTTTGACGGGCCGCGCCAGCTGATCGATTTCTTCGCCGGCCTGGTGGAGCGCGCCGCCGCCATCGCCAGCGGCCTGGCCTCGGGCCGGTGCGAGCCATTGATGGCCGCCATCAACGACATGAAGACCTTTGTGGTCGAGACCGCCGGCGTGGCCTGGAACAAGTTGACCGAGTTCCTCCAGCCGGTGGGGGATTTCTTCCGCGACCTGTGGGCCAACTTCGGTGCCCCGGCGGTGCAGTGGCTGCGCGAATTTGGCGGCGCGGTCTGGGAAGGGATTCAGGATCTGGGTCGCCGTTTCTGGGAATGGATCCGGCCGGTGCGCGAGGCAGCCGCGCGGGTATGGAACTGGTTCAAGGACCTGCTGTTCGGCTCCTCCGAGGGTGAGGACAGCACCGGCAGCCAGGGCGGGGTGCTCGGCTGGATCAGCCGCAAGGCGGGCGAGGCCTGGGATTGGGTCAAAACGCAAACGCGGCCGGTGTGGCAGCCGGTGGCTGAGTTTGCCGGACGGGTGGCCGAACTGATTCCACCCGCCTTTGTCCGCGAGATGGGCGAGCAAGCCCAGCAGCTTTCAGGCGAACTGGACACCGCCGCCTCGGGCATGGACGGCGGCGACGGGGTACCGGCGGCACGCGACACCCTGGCCTCGGTGCTGCCGTCGGTGCAGAACATCATCGCCACGGTGCGGCGGATCATTGTCGGCGCCGGCCAGTGGCTGGGCGAACGGATCGCCGGGGTCGGCGCCTTGGTCAGTGGTCTAATCGGGCGCTTGCGGGCCAGCGATTTGCTGTCCTGGCTGGCCGGGGCCTTCACCTGGCTGGAAGAGGGAATCACCAGCCTGCTCGCCTGGGCGCGCGACAAGGTGGCGGTGCTGTTCACCTGGCTGGTGCAGGGCTTCGATGCGCTCACCCCCTTTCTGGAACTGGTGCTGGACACGGTGCGCAAGGTGATCACCATCTTTGGCGACCTGTTGCAGCTGCCGCTGTTGGTGCTCAATTCGATCTGGCAGCGGGTGCCGCGCTGCATCCGCGAGCCGGTGGAAAATTTCATCAAGAACCAGATCCTGGCCCGGATTCCGGTGTTCGGTCAGTTCTTCTCCGACCCCGAGCTCTGGCCCCGGGTGCAGCAGACCGCGCTGGGCATCCTGCGCCGCATCTTTGTCGACGGTGACCTCGCCGCTGCGGCCTGGGCCTTTTTCCAGGCGGTGCTGCGCATTTTCAATGTGCCGGCGCAACTGGTGGTGCAGATTTTGGCTAAGGCCGCCGGCGCCATTGGCGCCATCCTCACCGATCCGCTCGGGTTTCTCGCCAACCTGCTGCGCGCCATGGGGGCCGGGTTCACCCGCTTCTTCGGCAATATCGGCACCCATCTGCTGGCCGGCTTCACCAACTGGCTGTTCGCCACCGTGCGCGAGGCGGGCATCAACCCGCCGGCCGACTTTTCCCTGCGCTCGGTCCTGGGCTTTGTCCTCGATGTCCTTGGTTTGACCCGGGACACCATCTTTGCCCGCCTGGAACGGCGCATCGATCCGGCCATCGTTGCCCGGCTGCGCTCGATGCTGGAGATCGCCACCGGGGTGTGGTCGTTTGTCGCCACCCTGATCAATGACGGCCCGGCCGGGCTGTGGCGGGAGGTGAGCGAGCGGTTGTCCAACCTGTGGGACACGGTCGTGCAGGGCGTGACCGGCTTCATCACCGAGCGGGTGATCGGCTGGGCCAGTCGCTGGCTGCTCTCCCTGCTCGACGTCACCGGCATCATGCCGGTGATCAATACCCTGATCGCCATCTATCGGGCCATCGAGTCGTTCATGCAGTACCTGCGGCAGATGCTGGAGATCGTCTCCCGGGTGCTGGACGGCATCGGCGGCATCGCCCGGGGCGCCATCGGCGAGGCGGCCGGTTTTGTCGAGAGCGCCCTGGCAAGCGCCCTGCCGATCGCCATCGGTTTTCTCGCCAACCAGGCCGGTCTGGGCCGACTGTCGCAGCGGCTGCGGGAGATTCTCGGTGGGCTCAGGGAGCGGGTGACCGGAGCGGTCGACTGGCTGATCGACCGGGCCCTGCGGTTGGGGCGGGCGGTGATCGCCATGGTGCGGCGGGGCACGGCGGCGGTTCGGCGGGGCGTGGCCCGTCTCCGGGACTGGTGGCGGGCACGACGCGAGTTTCAGGCGGGCGGCGGACGGCACAGCCTCTATATTCAGGGCAGCGGCCGCTCTGCCAGGGTGATGATGGCTTCCGCGCCGACACCGTATCAGGATTTCCTTCGCACGGTCGAGGTGCCGCCGGACAAGCAGGGTGACAAGCAGCAGGCTGTCCAGGTCGCCACCGAATTGGATGCCGCCATCGTCACCGCCAGCACCGACAACCCCACCCCGGGACCCGGAGGAGGTCCGGCCGCCACCACCAACCACGCCGACATCATTGACGGTCTGCTGGCCCGTCTTGCCGATGCCACGGCACGGTTCATGCCGGTCGATATCACCGCTTCCACTCCACCGGTGTACGGCGGCAGAGTGAACGGCTTCGGCGGCTCGGCCAGCGTCATGCGTCTGACCCCGATCCATGCCAATGGCAGTTCCCCCTCTTCCGGCGACATGGGCAATCCCCTGTGGGGCAAGATCAGCAAACGCAAGCAGGGGGAAGGGGTCTACTACATCAAGGGGCATCTGCTCAACGACAATCTCGGCGGTCCGGGCAACACCTGGGACAACCTTACTCCGCTGACCCAGGCCGCCAACAGCGACCATAAAAACCGGTTCGAAAAATTCGTCAAATTGGCGGTGAACGGCACCGAGGGGGCCTACAGTACGCCGACAGCGGCCCAGGCCCAGGCGCGCAACCTGAAAACCGTCAATTTTGTGGTCACGGCCCGTTACGGGCAGCCGTCGCGGCAGGCGGACATCACCTACCTGCGTGCCCTGGGCAATCCCGATGCCGAGGACAAGGCCGACATCATCGAAGGCGAGCAGGCCATTCCGGTCGCCCTTGACTGCGCGGCCCACGAGGTGCTGTCCTCGGGGGCCGCCGGTTCCAGCGTGGCACGGCATACGGTGGACAATGAAATCGATACCCAGCTCGACCATTACGCCACCCGGGCCATCCCCAAACGGGTGGTGTATCTCAACGAGATGTCCCGCGCCGAACTGATCGGCCTTTCCGGCATCGGTGAGGAACTCGCCGATGCCATTCTTCGGGAACGGCCGTTCCGCTCCCGTGACGAGATCCGGGCCAAGGTCCATATCGCCGATGGCCGCTGGAATCAGATGCAGAGCACACCCGGGATCGAGGTGCGCATCTACCGGCGGTGA